In Micromonospora sp. NBC_01813, the following are encoded in one genomic region:
- a CDS encoding DivIVA domain-containing protein yields the protein MRRFLDFFRRPVRSRRARRLLAEITQHTRNAAAASAVAGPRPPVRRSPNAVGHYYGRPVRPSISPGLVRDRRFGDRVRRGCDPTEVRAFLHVVADELTALRAELAATQDENVRVKQALRDWQSQQFQQMQQLGAGVAA from the coding sequence GTGCGCAGATTCCTTGACTTCTTCCGTCGGCCGGTGCGTAGCCGGCGGGCCCGGCGGCTGCTCGCCGAGATCACCCAACACACCCGCAACGCGGCTGCGGCATCGGCGGTGGCCGGGCCGCGTCCGCCGGTGCGGCGTAGCCCGAACGCGGTCGGCCACTACTACGGGCGGCCGGTGCGGCCGTCGATCAGCCCCGGCCTGGTCCGGGACCGCCGGTTCGGCGACCGCGTCCGGCGCGGTTGCGACCCCACCGAGGTACGGGCGTTTCTGCACGTGGTCGCCGACGAGTTGACCGCGCTACGGGCCGAGCTGGCAGCCACCCAGGACGAGAACGTACGGGTCAAGCAGGCGTTGCGGGACTGGCAGTCGCAGCAGTTCCAGCAGATGCAGCAGCTCGGGGCGGGGGTTGCCGCGTGA
- a CDS encoding winged helix-turn-helix domain-containing protein: MPTRQFEPHYRRIIADIRQRIASGEWPPGHRLPSTRELADLYQVRSQSTVRQAITILIETGELYGHQGLGVFVPNETTAQ; encoded by the coding sequence ATGCCCACACGTCAGTTCGAGCCGCACTACCGACGCATCATCGCCGACATCCGGCAGCGCATCGCCTCCGGCGAATGGCCGCCGGGACACCGGCTTCCCTCAACGCGGGAGCTGGCAGACCTCTACCAGGTCAGGAGCCAATCGACCGTCCGACAGGCCATCACCATCCTGATCGAGACGGGCGAGCTGTACGGCCACCAAGGACTCGGAGTCTTCGTCCCCAACGAGACCACCGCACAGTAG
- a CDS encoding DUF5984 family protein gives MISFRFELYPLDEVSPWGSDQPRLHWFGLTEGCYWLEVGGQELLRRIRHVHPHPYIDYYLARLWEDVIVLAPQVLEPVPDDLQSFIASQPAQWACDPLEFVAEPGEERTDDGNADGHDHPVVTAAIWHGEHYLDFGYLRNPPKLRFWRSIRSARDEITVDWQHEDDGEIGFTADPTVRLSVPTAAYLDAVHTLNHQLMAAMGQRVEVLERRSGLPRVDLDLIHLRREHEERRHWLTKNLDRSPQTDWNLVRQGAHLLLGDVRRAATPNGPSIPSTT, from the coding sequence GTGATCAGCTTCCGGTTCGAGCTGTACCCACTGGACGAGGTGTCACCGTGGGGCAGTGACCAGCCCAGGCTGCACTGGTTCGGGCTCACCGAGGGGTGCTATTGGCTCGAAGTAGGCGGGCAGGAGCTGCTGCGCCGCATCCGGCATGTTCACCCGCATCCCTACATCGACTATTACCTGGCCAGGCTCTGGGAAGACGTCATTGTCCTTGCACCCCAGGTGCTGGAGCCGGTGCCCGACGATCTGCAATCATTCATCGCCTCCCAGCCCGCGCAGTGGGCGTGTGACCCGCTCGAGTTCGTGGCCGAACCGGGTGAGGAACGGACCGACGACGGGAACGCGGACGGGCACGACCATCCCGTCGTCACGGCCGCGATCTGGCACGGCGAGCACTACCTGGACTTCGGTTACCTACGCAATCCTCCCAAGCTCCGGTTCTGGCGTAGCATCCGCAGCGCTCGCGACGAGATCACCGTGGATTGGCAGCACGAAGACGACGGCGAGATCGGTTTCACCGCCGACCCCACCGTACGGCTCAGCGTCCCGACCGCCGCATACCTTGACGCCGTACACACCCTCAACCACCAGCTGATGGCCGCCATGGGGCAACGGGTCGAGGTGTTGGAACGCCGCAGCGGGCTACCCCGCGTAGATCTTGACCTCATCCATTTGCGGCGGGAACACGAAGAACGGCGGCATTGGCTGACCAAGAACCTCGACCGCTCCCCGCAGACCGACTGGAACCTAGTCCGCCAGGGTGCCCACCTGCTGCTCGGTGACGTTCGACGGGCCGCCACCCCCAACGGGCCAAGCATTCCTTCGACTACCTGA
- a CDS encoding RNA polymerase sigma factor: MSGVSAEPSDDAATIVASLDDPDRFAQVYAKHVGMLYGYAYRRVGREIAEDVVADAFVAAFRARHTYDPDYPNAYPWLLTIVHRELARHHRTENARYRAYLRVKPDSGEESFADRVAASASAQAWRRPLVTALARLGRRERDVLLLVAWGDLSYEEVARALDIPVGTVRSRLNRARRKMREALACDPARSASAGSRIEARWWQKWSGA; the protein is encoded by the coding sequence GTGAGCGGCGTCTCTGCGGAGCCGAGTGATGACGCGGCGACCATCGTCGCGTCGCTCGACGATCCCGATCGCTTCGCGCAGGTGTACGCGAAACACGTCGGGATGTTGTACGGCTACGCGTACCGGCGGGTGGGTCGGGAGATCGCTGAGGATGTCGTCGCGGACGCATTCGTGGCGGCGTTCCGGGCCCGGCACACCTACGACCCGGACTACCCGAACGCGTACCCGTGGCTGCTCACGATCGTGCATCGTGAGCTGGCCCGCCATCATCGCACCGAAAACGCCCGATACCGGGCGTACCTGCGGGTGAAGCCGGACAGCGGCGAGGAGTCGTTCGCGGACCGGGTGGCAGCCTCGGCGTCCGCCCAGGCATGGCGTCGGCCGCTGGTCACAGCGCTCGCCCGGCTCGGCCGTAGGGAACGGGACGTGCTCCTGCTGGTCGCCTGGGGCGACCTGAGCTACGAAGAGGTCGCCCGAGCCTTGGACATCCCGGTCGGCACTGTCCGATCACGACTCAACCGGGCCCGCCGGAAAATGCGGGAGGCGTTGGCGTGCGACCCGGCCCGGAGCGCCTCCGCCGGCAGTCGCATCGAGGCGCGATGGTGGCAGAAGTGGAGTGGGGCGTGA
- a CDS encoding CU044_5270 family protein has protein sequence MDRLRELGAALAPNAGDAPTAWCSRSLDGPSPETAGPSGGTVWLGGRWSLGIAGAALAAVLVVAVGAAVGDGWPAGGSAPPADTAEAADILRTAALVAQEAEPAVPQAGQFVFTETVASPVKQMQQPDGGFTTSTGPPVLRQTWLSAVGTQDGLIRDRAYQQDQAALHDLVLPACPAGRSGPSADPMVDRPCTPQPGYDAGMPDSPASVLDWLRADVSSTGGSPATASASPGGGAADALVFERAAELLVGGRYLTSSQRSALFAALASLPGVTVRQQVQDLANRDGVGVGMAGATTLIFDATSFIFLGTPNSALLRQTIVDDAGALES, from the coding sequence ATGGATCGACTCAGGGAGCTCGGCGCGGCTTTGGCCCCGAACGCCGGGGACGCGCCGACGGCCTGGTGCAGCCGCAGTCTCGACGGACCCAGCCCGGAAACGGCAGGGCCGTCTGGTGGCACGGTCTGGCTCGGCGGGCGGTGGAGCCTCGGCATTGCCGGCGCGGCCTTGGCGGCAGTCCTCGTCGTCGCCGTGGGCGCGGCCGTAGGAGACGGGTGGCCGGCCGGTGGATCAGCGCCACCTGCGGATACCGCCGAGGCCGCCGACATCCTGCGGACCGCCGCGTTGGTGGCCCAAGAGGCGGAGCCTGCCGTCCCGCAAGCTGGGCAGTTCGTGTTCACCGAGACGGTGGCGAGCCCGGTCAAGCAGATGCAGCAGCCGGACGGTGGCTTCACCACCAGCACTGGGCCGCCGGTGTTGCGGCAGACCTGGCTGTCGGCCGTCGGGACCCAGGACGGATTGATCCGGGACCGGGCGTACCAGCAGGACCAGGCCGCGCTCCACGACCTCGTCCTGCCGGCATGTCCTGCGGGTCGGTCCGGCCCATCCGCCGATCCGATGGTGGACCGACCGTGTACGCCGCAGCCGGGTTACGACGCGGGGATGCCGGACAGCCCGGCGTCGGTGCTCGACTGGCTCCGAGCCGACGTGTCTTCGACGGGAGGATCGCCGGCGACAGCCTCCGCCTCCCCCGGTGGCGGCGCCGCTGACGCACTCGTCTTTGAGCGAGCCGCCGAGTTGCTGGTTGGCGGTAGATATCTCACCTCAAGCCAGCGAAGCGCCCTGTTCGCCGCACTGGCCTCGCTGCCGGGGGTGACCGTCCGACAGCAGGTGCAGGACCTGGCCAACCGTGACGGGGTAGGGGTCGGCATGGCCGGGGCGACGACACTCATCTTCGACGCGACGTCGTTCATATTCCTCGGCACCCCCAACAGCGCCCTGCTACGCCAGACCATCGTGGATGACGCCGGTGCACTCGAGTCCTAG
- a CDS encoding ATP-binding protein, with the protein MRWRIFVVAVLILVLVEGVLAWLFLSIGLGQSDQVASVLSLLLAVITATATVTGALRRRDRGTDVVATPIPAQLVASTRYFTGRTAEVTRLSRQLRQSATAPTVVLISGTAGVGKTALAMHWAHRSRTHFPDGQLHVNLQGYHLNQAVPPHDALTVFLSGLGVAGPSIPEGLDERTALYRSLVAGRRMLVVLDNAGSADQVRPLLPGTGPSMVLITSRDTLAGLSTTTDVTRIGLPRMPDADSLALLAKLVGPRAEAEPDALRAVADGCAGLPLALRIAAQRMAEYPGEPLAQLAHELAETTAMTALSPSGDPYSAIRTVFSWSYRRLPGEAERSALRMIGVHPGPDFDAYAVAALTSTTLDDSWRLIHELARANLVEPRGDGRFALHDLLRQYALDLAGQEGSVDEARRLLFDHYRASASVAVGVLYPSLRTTLPAVPMSTVEATELDEPETARAWLRQEIPVLVRVVTTAERHLPRHAVDLATILSRHLDTIGMLPAASTVHEAAVRAATSLGDQAALGTALKDRAGVELRRSRYGPAREYGERALAAARRAHDHRGQAIALLLLGMVAFWQGDQARAMALYREALDLAVVAGDEPLIGRIWYSIGTVLHKQRQHAEAADACRKALDLAVQNGDDQAEAAAHSGLGLIAAAEGQADESAEHHRRSIEMLSRLGDRTLLVGALWEHADSLRDLGQLGSARDRYEQALEVAQELGDQGSYALILNDLAETLLRQGRRSAARRAYERAAVAAASCPDDIALAAAYHGLAGICIARRRRAAAHRYATEARRLYALHDHPATSTLDDFIQQRLQRTPAMGRASRAKTS; encoded by the coding sequence ATGAGGTGGCGCATTTTTGTCGTCGCAGTTCTGATTCTGGTCCTTGTCGAGGGCGTCCTGGCATGGCTGTTCCTGAGCATCGGCCTCGGGCAAAGTGACCAGGTCGCATCCGTGCTGAGCCTGCTGTTGGCGGTCATCACCGCTACGGCGACCGTGACCGGAGCGCTGCGACGACGAGACCGTGGCACGGACGTGGTCGCCACCCCGATCCCCGCGCAGCTCGTTGCGTCCACGCGGTACTTCACCGGCCGAACCGCCGAGGTGACCCGACTCAGCCGACAACTGCGGCAATCCGCCACGGCGCCCACTGTGGTGCTGATCTCGGGAACCGCAGGAGTGGGCAAGACCGCGCTGGCCATGCACTGGGCTCATCGGAGCCGCACGCACTTCCCCGACGGACAACTGCACGTCAACCTGCAGGGCTACCACCTCAATCAAGCCGTACCACCACACGACGCCCTGACGGTCTTCCTTTCTGGTCTCGGTGTCGCCGGCCCGTCGATTCCAGAGGGTCTCGACGAACGCACCGCGCTGTACCGCAGTCTGGTTGCCGGCCGTCGGATGCTCGTCGTGCTCGACAACGCCGGCTCGGCGGACCAGGTCCGCCCGCTGCTCCCTGGCACCGGGCCGAGCATGGTCCTGATCACCAGCCGGGACACGCTCGCCGGTCTGTCGACCACCACCGACGTCACCCGGATCGGTCTGCCCCGGATGCCGGACGCGGACTCACTGGCCTTGCTGGCCAAGCTGGTTGGCCCGCGAGCTGAGGCCGAGCCGGACGCTCTTCGCGCGGTGGCCGACGGCTGCGCCGGGCTGCCGCTCGCCCTGCGCATCGCCGCGCAGCGGATGGCGGAGTATCCAGGCGAGCCCTTGGCCCAGCTTGCCCACGAACTCGCCGAGACTACGGCGATGACCGCGCTCAGCCCTTCCGGTGACCCGTACAGTGCGATCCGAACGGTCTTCTCCTGGTCGTACCGCCGGCTTCCCGGCGAGGCCGAACGGAGCGCGCTGCGAATGATCGGCGTGCATCCCGGACCCGACTTCGACGCGTACGCCGTGGCGGCGCTGACGTCCACCACACTGGACGACTCGTGGCGCCTGATACACGAGCTCGCACGGGCGAATCTGGTCGAGCCACGGGGTGATGGGCGCTTCGCCCTGCACGACCTGCTCCGCCAATACGCCCTGGACCTCGCCGGCCAGGAGGGCTCGGTGGACGAGGCACGCCGTCTCCTGTTCGACCATTACCGGGCGAGTGCCTCGGTCGCCGTCGGAGTGCTGTACCCGTCGCTACGCACCACGCTGCCTGCGGTCCCCATGTCCACCGTCGAGGCCACTGAACTGGACGAGCCCGAGACCGCCCGGGCCTGGCTCCGACAAGAGATACCGGTGCTGGTGCGGGTGGTCACCACCGCCGAACGCCACCTGCCTCGGCATGCAGTCGACCTGGCCACGATTCTCAGCCGGCACCTGGACACCATCGGCATGCTGCCAGCAGCATCAACCGTGCACGAGGCGGCGGTACGGGCAGCGACCTCTCTCGGCGATCAGGCGGCACTCGGCACCGCGCTAAAGGATCGGGCGGGGGTTGAGCTACGGCGAAGTCGGTATGGCCCGGCGCGTGAATACGGAGAACGGGCGCTGGCCGCCGCGCGCCGGGCGCACGACCACCGCGGCCAGGCGATAGCGCTGCTGCTACTCGGCATGGTCGCCTTCTGGCAGGGCGATCAGGCGCGGGCCATGGCGCTCTACCGTGAGGCCCTCGACCTGGCGGTGGTGGCAGGCGACGAGCCACTAATAGGAAGAATCTGGTACAGCATCGGCACTGTCCTGCACAAACAGCGGCAGCACGCTGAGGCAGCCGACGCCTGCCGGAAGGCCCTCGATCTGGCCGTCCAGAACGGCGACGATCAAGCCGAGGCCGCCGCACACTCAGGGCTGGGCCTCATCGCCGCTGCGGAGGGACAGGCCGACGAGTCGGCCGAGCACCACAGACGCTCGATCGAGATGCTGAGCCGGCTGGGAGACCGGACCCTGTTGGTCGGTGCACTCTGGGAGCACGCCGACTCCCTGCGGGACCTGGGCCAGCTCGGGTCGGCCCGGGACCGATACGAGCAGGCGCTCGAAGTCGCCCAGGAGTTGGGGGATCAGGGCAGCTACGCGTTGATTCTCAACGACCTGGCGGAGACGCTCCTGCGACAGGGCCGGCGTTCCGCTGCGCGGCGTGCATACGAGCGGGCTGCGGTGGCGGCGGCAAGCTGCCCCGACGACATCGCGCTCGCTGCGGCCTACCACGGACTGGCGGGCATCTGCATAGCGCGCCGCCGTCGGGCGGCAGCGCATCGCTACGCCACCGAGGCCCGGCGCCTCTACGCGCTGCACGACCACCCTGCGACATCGACGCTCGACGACTTTATCCAGCAACGTCTGCAGCGAACCCCCGCTATGGGCCGAGCATCCAGGGCCAAAACGTCCTGA
- a CDS encoding DUF1963 domain-containing protein, which produces MDHLAQLRRNAQELDIPPQAAEWLLGFARPRIVLHRDGRPRFGAGPAAATGPIAGYLGGDPMLSDDVEWSGFPHFIAAVDGAALPSGVLDVPFPADGTLLFFANAGELAWGTDAHGRDVSDTYGRIVYVPPGTPTAARTPGPDHPPFRAERVPLRYEIAWTMPGHNSPEYLQLTGKARDLFDKYRGCEIGHPSPASAGVLTIGGHSTVVQEHPLDGLYPPGCELDYDFDDDAEAAAARCPDDLPLPPRPGPQIAPDAEWVALAELKEHLNWGKTPTITFWTVRRDRLAARRFDQVCYQLDLND; this is translated from the coding sequence GTGGATCATCTGGCCCAGTTGCGCCGTAACGCCCAGGAACTCGACATCCCGCCGCAGGCCGCCGAGTGGCTGCTGGGGTTCGCCCGGCCGCGCATCGTGCTGCACCGCGACGGACGACCACGGTTCGGTGCCGGCCCGGCGGCGGCGACCGGGCCGATCGCCGGCTACCTCGGCGGCGACCCGATGCTGTCTGACGACGTCGAATGGTCCGGGTTTCCGCACTTCATCGCCGCCGTCGACGGCGCCGCCCTGCCGTCCGGCGTGCTCGACGTCCCCTTCCCCGCCGACGGCACGCTGTTGTTCTTCGCCAACGCGGGCGAGTTGGCGTGGGGCACCGACGCCCACGGCCGGGACGTCTCGGACACGTACGGCCGGATCGTTTACGTCCCGCCCGGTACGCCGACGGCCGCGCGGACGCCGGGGCCCGACCACCCGCCGTTCCGCGCCGAACGGGTGCCGCTGCGCTACGAAATCGCCTGGACGATGCCGGGGCACAACTCGCCGGAGTATCTGCAGCTCACCGGCAAGGCCCGCGACCTGTTCGACAAGTACCGCGGCTGCGAGATCGGCCACCCGTCGCCGGCGTCCGCCGGGGTGCTGACCATCGGCGGTCATTCCACAGTGGTACAGGAGCATCCGCTGGACGGCCTGTATCCACCCGGCTGTGAACTCGACTACGACTTCGACGACGATGCCGAAGCCGCCGCCGCCCGCTGCCCGGACGACCTACCGCTGCCGCCGCGCCCCGGCCCGCAGATCGCCCCGGACGCCGAATGGGTTGCCCTCGCAGAGCTGAAAGAGCACCTGAACTGGGGCAAGACGCCGACCATCACCTTCTGGACGGTACGCCGCGACCGCTTGGCCGCCCGCCGCTTCGACCAGGTCTGCTACCAGCTCGACCTCAACGATTAG